One window of the Leishmania panamensis strain MHOM/PA/94/PSC-1 chromosome 12 sequence genome contains the following:
- a CDS encoding ornithine decarboxylase, putative (TriTrypDB/GeneDB-style sysID: LpmP.12.0290) yields the protein MMTMVPPVSVLDVDAVPDRLHTCKRRLLEQYHIDSRSTTLNPLSRANTTAGRNEAAQLSDVDAQQPILPTECNKQTPEYVQEVALGAAADSTVNQHTAVAASQDIVDLFFLEGSQAVNGLCFSPYPTYGWRTAEERRAAIYAVFKKYNVATHLPVSPAALATAQHHHSHHQHASIHAINKMPIETREQYWRRLSNVYIEKGVKAAAATAAATTTPTNCTISDVPRHEPEDPFYIIDLGRVVEQMARWRHELPMVRPYFAVKSNPKLALLEVLGALGSGFDCASKGEIQTVLDNHLVASPDDIIFANPCKQPGDMREAQARGVTYVTVDNLLEIEKISRLMPSARAVIRIKTNDSKAKCAFSTKFGVPLNDVESLLQAARQFKVDVYGVSFHVGSSNSDPATYVSAVRDAYHVFQQASQYGFNCTLLDIGGGFPSVETNTASGEAIFEVIARAIRPVLEELFGGGDVTIISEPGRYFTASTHALLVNVFASRKLRMSDVEKANYQALQSVVPMDESEEYQYYVNDGLYHSFNCIIFDHAHPTLLLLNDGDGADAMEDNKEEGETSLSSRARRPLRITTIFGPTCDSLDCILRKQPFPEMKLGDWILVPDMGSYTISAAAPFNGFSTHRFEWVSSIAL from the coding sequence ATGATGACGATGGTACCGCCGGTGTCTGTCCTCGACGTCGATGCAGTCCCGGATCGCCTGCATACCTGCAAGAGACGGCTATTGGAGCAGTACCACATCGACTCCCGATCCACCACCCTCAACCCACTGAGCCGGgccaacaccaccgccggcaggaatgaggcggcgcagctcagTGACGTGGATGCCCAGCAGCCCATCCTGCCGACTGAATGCAACAAGCAAACGCCCGAGTACGTGCAGGAGGTGGCCctgggtgctgctgcagactcGACTGTGAATCAGCATACCGCTGTCGCAGCCAGCCAGGACATTGTggacctcttcttcctcgagGGAAGCCAGGCCGTCAACGGCTTGTGCTTCTCGCCCTACCCCACCTACGGCTGGCGCACGGCGGAGGAGCGCCGGGCTGCCATTTATGCAGTTTTCAAGAAGTACAATGTGGCCACGCACCTGCCTGTCTCACCGGCTGCCCTGGCCaccgcgcagcaccaccacagccatcATCAGCACGCCTCCATCCACGCCATCAACAAGATGCCGATCGAGACGCGGGAGCAGTACTGGCGGCGCCTGTCAAACGTGTACATCGAGAAGGGtgtgaaggcggcggcagccaccgccgctgcgactACAACTCCGACGAACTGTACCATCTCAGATGTCCCTCGCCACGAGCCCGAGGACCCGTTCTACATCATTGACCTCGGCCGTGTCGTGGAGCAGATGGCGCGCTGGCGCCACGAGCTGCCGATGGTGCGGCCCTACTTCGCCGTCAAAAGTAACCCGAAACTTGCACTTCTGGAGGTGCTCGGGGCCCTCGGCTCCGGCTTTGACTGCGCGTCGAAGGGGGAAATCCAAACGGTGCTGGACAACCACCTCGTGGCGTCGCCAGACGACATCATCTTCGCCAACCCATGCAAACAGCCTGGCGACATGCGGGAGGCGCAGGCACGCGGCGTGACCTACGTGACGGTGGACAACCTGCTAGAGATTGAGAAAATCAGCCGCCTCATGCCCTCAGCCCGCGCGGTCATCCGCATCAAGACAAACGACAGCAAGGCCAagtgcgccttctccaccaaGTTCGGTGTCCCCCTTAACGACGTTGAGAgcctgctgcaggcggctCGCCAGTTCAAAGTCGACGTGTACGGCGTCAGCTTTcacgtcggcagcagcaacagcgaccCGGCTACGTACGTGTCTGCAGTGCGCGACGCCTACCACGTCTTCCAGCAAGCCTCCCAGTACGGCTTCAACTGTACTCTGCTTGacatcggcggcggcttccCGAGCGTGGAGACCAACACGGCGAGCGGCGAGGCCATTTTCGAGGTCATCGCCCGTGCGATTCGGCcagtgctggaggagctctTCGGGGGTGGTGATGTGACCATCATCAGTGAGCCCGGTCGCTACTTCACGGCTTCCACGCACGCACTTCTCGTGAACGTCTTCGCCTCCCGCAAGCTGCGGATGTCCgatgtggagaaggcgaactACCAGGCCCTCCAGTCTGTCGTGCCGATGGACGAGTCCGAGGAGTACCAGTACTACGTCAACGACGGCCTCTACCACAGCTTCAACTGTATCATCTTCGATCACGCCCATCCGACGCTTCTCCTGCTgaacgacggcgacggtgctgacGCAATGGAGGACAAcaaagaggagggcgagaCCTCGCTGAGCAGCCGCGCACGCCGCCCGTTGCGCATCACGACCATCTTCGGACCCACCTGCGACTCGCTGGATTGTATCCTGAGGAAGCAACCCTTCCCAGAGATGAAGCTGGGCGACTGGATTCTGGTCCCGGACATGGGCAGCTACACCAtttctgccgccgcccccttcAACGGCTTCTCGACGCACCGCTTTGAATGGGTGAGCTCTATTGCCTTATAG